One genomic segment of Mycolicibacterium chubuense NBB4 includes these proteins:
- a CDS encoding amidohydrolase family protein produces MTIDVWMQHPTQRFLDNDMLASLRRWTGGAMPDGDLPIGVTIAAMDAADVEFGLLSAWRGPNGLDLVSNDEVAGWVRAHPSRFAGLAAVDLDRPMHAVRELRTRVREDGFVGLRVVPWLWRLPPTDRRYYPLFAECGELGVPFCTQVGHTGPLRPSETGRPIPYIDEVALDFPELVIVCGHVGYPWTEEMVAVARKHENVYIDTSAYTVRRLPAELVAFMKTRTGQRKVLFGSNYPMIGHAHAVDGLGDLGLSDEARHDFLHANAERVFTKLEGTRP; encoded by the coding sequence ATGACGATCGACGTCTGGATGCAACATCCGACCCAGCGGTTTCTCGACAACGACATGCTGGCCTCGTTGCGCCGGTGGACCGGCGGCGCGATGCCCGATGGCGACCTCCCGATCGGGGTCACGATCGCCGCGATGGACGCGGCCGACGTCGAGTTCGGACTGCTGAGCGCGTGGCGGGGCCCCAACGGACTCGACCTGGTGTCCAACGATGAGGTGGCCGGTTGGGTGCGTGCGCATCCCAGTCGGTTCGCCGGCCTGGCCGCCGTCGATCTCGACCGGCCGATGCACGCGGTCCGGGAGCTGCGCACGCGGGTGCGTGAGGACGGCTTCGTGGGACTGCGGGTCGTGCCGTGGCTGTGGCGGCTACCGCCGACGGATCGGCGCTACTACCCGTTGTTCGCCGAATGCGGGGAACTCGGGGTGCCGTTCTGCACCCAGGTGGGCCACACGGGGCCTCTGCGGCCGTCGGAAACGGGCCGGCCGATTCCCTACATCGACGAGGTGGCGCTCGACTTCCCCGAGCTGGTCATCGTCTGCGGCCACGTCGGCTACCCGTGGACCGAAGAGATGGTCGCCGTGGCGCGCAAGCACGAGAACGTCTACATCGACACGTCCGCCTACACCGTCCGGCGGCTGCCGGCCGAGCTCGTCGCGTTCATGAAGACGCGTACCGGACAGCGAAAGGTGTTGTTCGGCAGCAACTATCCGATGATCGGGCACGCGCACGCCGTGGACGGGCTCGGTGACCTGGGGCTGTCAGACGAGGCGCGTCATGACTTCCTCCACGCCAACGCCGAACGCGTCTTCACCAAGCTCGAAGGGACACGGCCGTGA
- a CDS encoding NAD(P)H-dependent flavin oxidoreductase, whose amino-acid sequence MRTELCDRFGIQYPIFVFTPSEKVAAAVSRAGGLGMLGCVRFNDADDLENVLQWMDENTDGKPYGVDIVMPAKVPAEGTAVDINKLIPQAHREFVDKTLADLGVPPLPVDEARSEGVLGWLHSVARSHVEVALKHPIKLIANALGSPPKDVIDQVHAAGVPVAALAGSAKHAQRHADNGVDIVIAQGHEAGGHTGEIASMVLVPEVVDALDGKAAVLAAGGIGTGRQVAAALALGAQGVWMGSAFLTAAEYDLGVRTEGGASVIQQALLAAGSGDTVRRRIYTGKPARLLKSRWTDAWDAEGAPEPLPMPLQNILVSEAHQRMSESTDPTTVAMPVGQIVGRMNEIRPVAEIIAELVSGFNEATKRLDGIREG is encoded by the coding sequence ATGCGCACCGAACTGTGTGATCGCTTCGGCATCCAGTACCCGATCTTCGTCTTCACCCCGTCGGAGAAGGTCGCGGCCGCCGTCAGCCGCGCGGGCGGACTCGGCATGCTGGGATGCGTACGGTTCAACGACGCCGACGATCTCGAGAACGTTCTGCAGTGGATGGACGAGAACACCGACGGCAAGCCGTACGGCGTCGACATCGTGATGCCGGCCAAGGTGCCCGCCGAGGGAACCGCCGTCGACATCAACAAGCTCATCCCGCAGGCGCACCGCGAGTTCGTCGACAAGACGCTCGCCGACCTCGGCGTCCCGCCGCTGCCCGTGGACGAGGCGCGCTCGGAAGGCGTTCTGGGATGGCTGCATTCGGTCGCCCGCAGCCACGTCGAGGTGGCGCTCAAACATCCGATCAAGCTGATCGCCAATGCGTTGGGTTCGCCGCCCAAGGACGTCATCGACCAGGTGCACGCCGCGGGTGTGCCGGTCGCTGCGCTGGCCGGGAGCGCCAAGCACGCGCAGCGCCACGCCGACAACGGCGTCGACATCGTCATCGCCCAGGGTCACGAAGCAGGCGGCCACACCGGCGAGATCGCCTCGATGGTGCTGGTGCCCGAGGTCGTCGATGCTCTCGACGGCAAAGCCGCGGTGCTCGCCGCCGGCGGTATCGGCACCGGACGCCAGGTGGCTGCCGCGCTCGCCCTGGGTGCGCAGGGCGTCTGGATGGGGTCGGCGTTCCTGACCGCCGCCGAGTACGACCTCGGTGTACGCACCGAGGGTGGCGCGTCGGTGATCCAGCAGGCGCTGCTGGCCGCGGGCTCCGGTGACACGGTGCGCCGGCGTATCTACACGGGCAAGCCCGCCCGGCTGCTCAAGAGCCGCTGGACCGACGCGTGGGACGCCGAAGGCGCACCCGAGCCGCTGCCGATGCCGCTGCAGAACATCCTCGTCAGCGAAGCCCACCAGCGGATGAGCGAGTCCACCGACCCGACCACCGTGGCGATGCCCGTCGGGCAGATCGTCGGCCGGATGAACGAGATCCGGCCGGTCGCCGAGATCATCGCCGAACTGGTCAGCGGCTTCAATGAGGCGACCAAGCGATTGGACGGCATCCGCGAGGGCTAG
- a CDS encoding acyl-CoA synthetase produces the protein MALNIADLAEHAIDAVPDRVALISGDQQLTYAELEEKSNRLAHYLIDQGVKKDDKVGLYCRNRLEIVIAMLGIVKAGAILVNVNFRYVEGELKYLFDNSDMVALVHERRYADRVANVLPETPKVKTILVVEDGSDEDYQRYGGVEFYSALEQGSPERDFGPRSEDDIYLLYTGGTTGFPKGVMWRHEDIYRVLFGGTDFATGEPIADEYGLAKQAAESGPMVRYPIPPMIHGATQSATWMALFSGQTTVLTPEFDAHSVWRTIHEHNVNLLFFTGDAMARPLLDALLAHQDAGEELDLSSLFLLASTAALFSTSIKEKFLELLPNRIITDSIGSSETGFGGTSVVAKGQSHTGGPRVTIDKNTVVLDEDGNEVEPGSGKRGIIAKRGHIPVGYFKDEKKTAETFKTINGVRYAIPGDYAEVEADGTVTMLGRGSVSINSGGEKIYPEEVEAALKGHPDVFDALVVGVPDPRFGQHVAAVVQAREGTRPTLADLDAFVRSEIAGYKVPRSLWLVDEVKRSPAGKPDYRWAKDVTEERPADEVHEKHAAVNS, from the coding sequence GTGGCTCTCAACATCGCCGATCTCGCCGAGCACGCCATCGACGCCGTGCCTGACCGCGTCGCCCTGATCTCGGGTGACCAGCAGCTGACGTACGCCGAGCTGGAGGAGAAGTCCAACCGGCTCGCGCACTACCTGATCGACCAGGGCGTCAAGAAGGACGACAAGGTCGGGTTGTACTGCCGCAACCGCCTCGAGATCGTCATCGCGATGCTGGGCATCGTCAAGGCCGGCGCGATCCTGGTCAACGTCAACTTCCGCTACGTCGAGGGCGAGCTGAAGTACCTGTTCGACAACTCCGACATGGTCGCGCTCGTGCACGAGCGGCGGTACGCCGACCGGGTGGCCAACGTGCTGCCCGAGACGCCGAAGGTCAAGACCATCCTCGTCGTGGAGGACGGTAGCGATGAGGACTACCAACGCTACGGGGGAGTCGAGTTCTACTCCGCCCTCGAGCAGGGCTCGCCCGAGCGCGACTTCGGCCCGCGCAGCGAGGACGACATCTACCTGCTCTACACCGGCGGCACCACCGGATTCCCCAAGGGCGTGATGTGGCGCCACGAGGACATCTACCGTGTCCTGTTCGGCGGCACCGACTTCGCGACCGGCGAGCCCATCGCCGATGAGTACGGATTGGCCAAGCAGGCGGCCGAGAGCGGGCCGATGGTGCGCTACCCGATCCCGCCGATGATCCACGGTGCCACCCAGTCGGCCACCTGGATGGCGCTGTTCTCGGGTCAAACCACCGTGCTGACACCGGAATTCGACGCTCACTCGGTGTGGCGCACCATCCACGAGCACAACGTGAACCTGCTGTTCTTCACCGGCGACGCGATGGCGCGGCCGTTGCTGGATGCGCTGCTGGCCCACCAGGACGCCGGTGAAGAGCTCGACTTGAGCTCGCTGTTCCTGCTCGCCAGCACCGCTGCGCTGTTCTCCACCAGCATCAAGGAGAAGTTCCTCGAGCTGCTGCCCAACCGCATCATCACCGACTCCATCGGCTCGTCGGAGACCGGCTTCGGCGGCACGAGCGTCGTCGCCAAGGGGCAGTCGCACACCGGCGGCCCGCGGGTGACCATCGACAAGAACACCGTGGTGCTCGACGAAGACGGCAACGAGGTGGAGCCGGGGTCGGGTAAGCGCGGCATCATCGCCAAGCGCGGCCACATCCCGGTGGGCTACTTCAAAGACGAGAAGAAGACGGCCGAGACGTTCAAGACGATCAACGGTGTGCGGTACGCGATCCCGGGCGACTACGCCGAGGTGGAGGCCGACGGCACCGTGACGATGCTCGGCCGCGGCTCGGTGTCGATCAACAGCGGCGGCGAGAAGATCTACCCCGAAGAGGTCGAGGCCGCGCTCAAGGGGCACCCGGACGTGTTCGACGCGCTGGTGGTTGGCGTGCCCGATCCGCGGTTCGGTCAGCACGTCGCCGCCGTGGTGCAGGCGCGCGAGGGAACCCGCCCGACGCTGGCGGACCTCGACGCCTTCGTGCGCAGCGAGATCGCCGGATACAAAGTCCCGCGCAGCCTGTGGCTCGTCGACGAGGTGAAGCGTTCACCCGCCGGCAAGCCGGACTACCGCTGGGCCAAGGACGTCACCGAAGAGCGTCCGGCCGACGAGGTCCACGAAAAGCACGCTGCGGTCAACTCCTAA
- a CDS encoding crotonase/enoyl-CoA hydratase family protein: protein MSEPDKQPDCLVEQRGHTLIVTMNRPEARNALSGEMLSIMVSAWDRVDDDPEIRTCILTGAGGYFCAGMDLKAASAKPPGDSFKDGSYDPSRIDGLLKGRRLKKPLIAAVEGPAIAGGTEILQGTDIRVAGESAKFGISEAKWSLYPMGGSAVRLVRQIPYTIACDLLLTGRHITAAEAKEYGLIGYVVPDGTALDKALEIAEVINNNGPLAVQAILKTIRETEGMHEEEAFKPDTANGIPVFLSEDAKEGPRAFKEKRPPNFQMR from the coding sequence GTGAGCGAACCCGACAAGCAGCCCGACTGCCTCGTTGAGCAGCGCGGACACACCCTGATCGTCACCATGAACCGCCCCGAGGCGCGCAACGCTCTCTCCGGCGAGATGCTCTCGATAATGGTCTCCGCCTGGGACCGCGTCGACGACGATCCGGAGATCCGCACGTGCATCCTGACCGGCGCGGGCGGGTACTTCTGCGCGGGGATGGACCTCAAGGCGGCGTCGGCGAAACCGCCGGGTGACTCCTTCAAGGACGGCAGCTACGACCCGTCGCGCATCGACGGGCTGCTCAAAGGCCGGCGGCTCAAGAAGCCGCTGATCGCCGCGGTGGAGGGCCCGGCGATCGCCGGCGGCACCGAGATCCTGCAGGGCACCGATATCCGCGTCGCCGGGGAGAGCGCGAAGTTCGGTATCTCCGAGGCGAAGTGGAGCCTGTACCCGATGGGCGGATCGGCGGTGCGCCTGGTGCGCCAGATCCCGTACACGATCGCGTGCGATCTGCTGCTGACCGGACGCCACATCACGGCCGCCGAGGCCAAGGAGTACGGGCTCATCGGTTACGTCGTGCCCGACGGCACCGCGCTGGACAAGGCGCTCGAGATCGCCGAGGTCATCAACAACAACGGCCCGCTGGCGGTGCAGGCGATCCTCAAGACCATCCGCGAGACCGAGGGCATGCACGAGGAAGAGGCGTTCAAGCCCGACACCGCGAACGGTATCCCGGTGTTCCTGAGCGAGGACGCGAAGGAGGGCCCGCGCGCCTTCAAGGAGAAGCGCCCGCCGAACTTCCAGATGCGCTGA